The following coding sequences are from one Candoia aspera isolate rCanAsp1 chromosome 13, rCanAsp1.hap2, whole genome shotgun sequence window:
- the MESD gene encoding LRP chaperone MESD, whose protein sequence is MAAARCWLCLALVLCVWLVAAEEPKKSPDKPARKKKDIRDYNDADMARLLEQWEKDDDIEEGDLPEHKRPSAPIDFSKIDPGKPESILKMTKKGKTLMMFVTVSGEPTEKETEQITNLWQGSLFNANYDVQRFIVGSNRAIFMLRDGSYAWEIKDFLVKQERCADVTLEGQVYPGKGATQEEKNKLKPGKSSKKRDADVKPGTVTDSNRASRGREEL, encoded by the exons ATGGCGGCTGCCCGCTGCTGGCTGTGCCTGGCGTTGGTGCTCTGCGTCTGGCTGGTGGCTGCGGAGGAGCCGAAGAAAAGCCCCGACAAGCCGGCGAGGAAGAAGAAAGACATTCGGGACTACAACGATGCCGACATGGCGCGGCTGCTGGAGCAGTGGGAG AAGGATGATGATATCGAAGAAGGAGATCTTCCTGAGCACAAGCGTCCATCTGCACCAATAGACTTCTCCAAGATTGACCCAGGCAAGCCTGAGAGCATCTTGAAAATGACCAAAAAGGGGAAAACTCTCATGATGTTTGTCACTGTTTCAGGAGAGCCAACTGAGAAGGAGACGGAGCAAATTACAAATCTGTGGCAAGGAAGCCTTTTCAATGCCAATTACGATGTACAGAG GTTCATTGTTGGTTCAAACCGTGCCATCTTTATGTTGCGTGATGGAAGCTATGCCTGGGAGATCAAAGACTTTCTGGTAAAGCAAGAGAGATGTGCAGATGTCACTTTGGAAGGTCAAGTGTACCCTGGTAAAGGAGccacacaggaagaaaaaaataaattgaagccTGGAAAATCTTCCAAGAAAAGAGATGCAGATGTGAAACCTGGAACTGTTACAGACAGCAACCGTGCaagcagaggaagagaagaacTCTGA
- the TLNRD1 gene encoding talin rod domain-containing protein 1 gives MASGGSGKSTTEASTPSGSALPRKKLVATCDLCKIKMQLVADLLLLSSESRPVHTESFSLFGESFEKCRDTIIARTKGLSILTHDVQSQLNMGRFAEVGEILGEMGDLVVSLTECSAHAAYLAAVETPGAQPASPGLVDRYKVTRCKHEVEHGCGILKTTPLADLSPQLLLEVSQNMSKNLKFLTDACVLASEKSKEKFAKEQFKLSVKCMSTSASALLACVREVKTSPSELTRNRCVLFSGPLVQSVCALVGFATEPQFLGKAATIHPEGKAVQTAILGGAMSVVSACVLLTQCLRDIAQHADSSARMTEYRERLRNSACAVSDGCNLLSQALRERSSPRTLPPANANSVN, from the coding sequence ATGGCTAGTGGCGGCTCTGGCAAGTCCACTACTGAGGCATCCACCCCCAGTGGCAGCGCTTTGCCAAGGAAGAAGCTGGTTGCCACCTGTGACCTCTGCAAGATCAAGATGCAGCTGGTAGCAGATTTACTGCTGCTCTCCAGTGAGAGCCGGCCTGTCCACACCGAGAGCTTCTCTCTCTTTGGAGAATCCTTTGAAAAGTGCAGGGACACCATCATTGCCCGGACCAAAGGCCTGTCCATTTTGACCCATGATGTCCAGAGTCAACTCAACATGGGCCGTTTCGCGGAGGTGGGGGAAatcctgggggagatgggcgactTGGTTGTCTCCTTGACGGAGTGTTCGGCCCACGCCGCTTACCTGGCTGCGGTGGAGACCCCCGGGGCTCAGCCGGCCTCTCCCGGCTTGGTGGATCGCTACAAGGTGACCCGGTGTAAGCACGAGGTGGAACACGGGTGTGGGATCTTGAAGACCACCCCTCTGGCTGACCTCAGCCCTCAGCTCCTTTTGGAGGTCTCTCAGAACATGTCCAAGAACTTGAAGTTCCTGACTGACGCCTGCGTCCTGGCCAGCGAGAAGTCCAAGGAGAAGTTTGCCAAGGAGCAGTTCAAGCTGAGCGTGAAATGCATGAGCACCAGTGCCTCTGCCCTCCTGGCCTGTGTCCGGGAGGTCAAGACTTCCCCCAGTGAGCTGACGCGCAACCGGTGCGTCTTGTTTAGCGGACCTTTGGTGCAGTCCGTTTGCGCGCTGGTGGGCTTTGCCACAGAGCCCCAGTTTTTGGGCAAAGCGGCCACCATCCACCCAGAGGGCAAAGCTGTGCAGACGGCCATTTTGGGCGGTGCCATGAGCGTCGTCTCGGCTTGCGTGCTCCTCACTCAATGCCTCAGGGATATAGCCCAACACGCCGACAGTAGCGCCCGGATGACTGAATATAGGGAAAGGTTGAGGAACTCGGCGTGTGCCGTCTCCGATGGCTGCAACCTGTTGTCTCAGGCCCTACGGGAACGCTCGTCACCCCGGACTTTACCGCCAGCAAATGCAAATTCTGTGAATTAA